A part of Liolophura sinensis isolate JHLJ2023 chromosome 1, CUHK_Ljap_v2, whole genome shotgun sequence genomic DNA contains:
- the LOC135463659 gene encoding LOW QUALITY PROTEIN: G patch domain-containing protein 8-like (The sequence of the model RefSeq protein was modified relative to this genomic sequence to represent the inferred CDS: deleted 3 bases in 2 codons; substituted 1 base at 1 genomic stop codon) yields the protein MEKGKSRVPQASSVAKNQGKSAGPGKVAFMSGGGIKCEENDTPDKTDQEGDRKAGPPDKNGKTGIQKISMSSAAQGNNLMKENSPRTPTDGGKEKTITSLKDHKSEGDVMVENDDSPLDQEGTKACISFSISKRQKSKLVSLAPFQKDDPEGVDPSEASGSEVPKETEGEELDEINKTQNEQSGFGTTQQNLNLSSFMKVKSKDETIELDWPMEMVQYTKIEPSISFCCNPLYFDFATLLKAFENRHCTGNVKTETPVLLTEGSDGPSTNNVPEQIECAKEVLDKSEGVDILAGGDQAVSDKLLTHKHSKHRKKHRSKKKRKKRKIKREMDKVEQPGDEDVKEVKKKKKKKRHKHKHHDNAENNPDGNPAEKVDKSARRKRAVKIKLKCLRREGMELPVLMSVLKVTKXNKHKKSKKSSKRKRDTEADVENVEAELVKTGEKESTTEGNHGREKHSRHRSKRRKVKKAKKSEKKETDPTECDTQNNNDVINEEGAKILVAPSTVDINSKPMAKPDTDADAKQVKSKTGNIEASERKRKISGSSDMKDIDVCSEAKVKKGKSPIVKQELGDIIKGKQAKQHDIRHQVKIEMTQKAKPVFKETCSNDSKSITDESGKVASEHQVTEKPENSWKDIEDMIEEKGDEVEVKPSWDTSDSELENSLDLREKASIKRSKHNVKSKNQNASHGLTSKETGGKLSSAEHPKPSASEGSRHRRSYSSSSRSSYSRYSSDSYDSRSRSFSRSSSRSYTRSRSYSGRRHKHRSYSHSSRSYSRSRSRTRSRGRSRRKRSYTRSRSRSYSSSSYSSRSRSYSRSRSSSWSRSRSWSSRRGRSRSSSFSSSSRSRSRYRSGKKRYSKKKTVVHKARDSSSEDEKSETSKSKDLGKGDVVDIPLPEAPIFGKDDVTPQTQRVLQKLKEKKQMLNDPEKAKILNQGAAETVVDKIEASKQKNKADGQKDSPSDKTLIDIPLPEKTVDADQCGESSAVKPADGDLSKIATPITPNASQSNSSSNQQMPLLAPPPPPPPGAHRYPAGYQRPPFPTNQRPPISRSASISDRMPFHRGDRPPFPHGDRPQFPGGRPPFPGDRQPFPGRFPPRGDFRPDMCRMPPPCFNQRGPPPRMPPPGFGQHGSGMMPNDPRAPRPWFNHHPETTADDENTNKDAPPPLPPPKSPSPQPPPPPKKEEAKPEPTPMPPPIIIPPEQEEQYRQLQAQAQKHAKKQQRKQMQEMSGQPIDSTDSDDSEAQTMEMEEAAEMEQDADAQSQAVSLLQPTLIAIPNSQNPTLQPHPALLMSQGQAAASPLVPQILTSQPQILIPASSLYSQSGVPLQAGAPVMALPGMPGDTWFMCPLVLQFQADFQQVQLQLQVYKFQV from the exons GGGAGATGTAATGGTGGAGAACGATGACAGTCCCTTGGACCAAGAAGGGACAAAGGCTTGCATCAGTTTCTCAATCTCCAAGAGACAGAAGTCCAAGCTAGTCTCTTTGGCTCCATTTCAGAAGGATGACCCAGAGGGAGTTGACCCTTCTGAGGCATCTGGTTCAGAAGTACCTAAGGAGACTGAGGGTGAAGAGCTAGATGAAATCAACAAAACACAGAATGAGCAAAGTGGGTTTGGGACTACTCAACAGAATCTGAACCTAAGTTCCTTCATGAAAGTCAAGAGTAAGGATGAGACTATTGAACTGGATTGGCCCATGGAAATGGTTCAGTATACAAAAATAGAACCtagtatttcattttgttgcaAT CCCTTGTACTTTGATTTTGCCACTCTTTTGAAAG CTTTTGAAAACAGACATTGCACAGGCAATGTGAAAACTGAAACCCCAGTATTATTAACAGAAGGGAGTGATGGTCCCAGCACTAATAATGTCCCTGAACAGATTGAATGTGCTAAAGAAGTTTTAGATAAGTCTGAAGGAGTAGATATATTGGCTGGTGGTGATCAGGCTGTCAGTGATAAACTACTTACTCATAAACATTCAAAACATAGAAAAAAGCATaggtcaaaaaagaaaagaaagaaaaggaaaattaaGAGAGAGATGGATAAAGTCGAACAGCCTGGTGATGAAGATGTAAAAGAagtgaagaagaagaaaaagaaaaaaagacataagCACAAGCATCATGATAATGCTGAAAATAATCCTGATGGTAACCCAGCTGAAAAAGTGGATAAAAGCGCAAGAAGAAAAAGAGCAGTAAAGATAAAGTTGAAGTGTCTGCGGAGGGAGGGGATGGAGTTACCAGTATTGATGTCGGTGTTAAAGGTGACAAAGTAAAAT AAACACAAGAAGTCAAAGAAATCAAGCAAACGGAAGCGTGACACGGAAGCTGATGTCGAAAATGTTGAAGCAGAGCTAGTAAAAACAGGAGAAAAGGAATCAACTACTGAAGGAAACCATGGTAGGGAGAAGCATTCCAGACATCGCTCTAAGAGAAGGAAGGTCAAGAAAGCTAAAAAATCAGAGAAGAAGGAAACTGACCCTACTGAATGTGATACACAGAACAACAAcgatgtcataaatgaggaagGTGCTAAGATTCTTGTGGCGCCAAGCACAGTGGACATCAACTCCAAACCAATGGCTAAACCAGATACTGATGCAGATGCGAAAcaggtaaaaagtaaaacaggtAACATTGAAGCAAGTGAAAGAAAACGGAAGATTTCTGGATCTTCAGATATGAAGGATATTGATGTTTGTAGTGAGGCTAAAGTAAAGAAAGGAAAAAGTCCAATCGTTAAGCAAGAGCTAGGCGACATAATAAAAGGAAAGCAAGCCAAACAGCATGATATCCGTCATCAAGTTAAGATTGAAATGACCCAGAAAGCAAAGCCTGTCTTCAAGGAAACCTGTTCAAACGATAGTAAAAGTATAACCGATGAAAGTGGGAAAGTTGCATCAGAGCATCAAGTTACGGAGAAGCCTGAAAATAGTTGGAAAGACATAGAAGACATGATTGAGGAGAAAGGTGACGAGGTTGAAGTAAAGCCGTCTTGGGACACAAGTGACAGTGAACTGGAAAATTCTCTTGATCTCAGAGAAAAGGCGTCCATTAAAAGAAGCAAGCAtaatgtaaaaagtaaaaaccaGAATGCCTCCCATGGATTGACTTCTAAGGAAACTGGTGGAAAACTATCTAGCGCGGAGCATCCCAAACCAAGCGCGTCAGAAGGATCCCGCCATCGTCGGAGTTACTCCTCGAGTAGCAGGTCCTCGTATTCAAGATATTCTTCAGATAGCTACGATTCTCGGTCAAGATCATTTTCTCGCTCTAGTTCACGCTCGTACACGCGGTCAAGGTCCTACTCAGGAAGGAGGCATAAACATAGAAGTTATTCACATAGTAGTAGGTCGTATTCTAGATCAAGGAGTCGTACACGATCAAGAGGACGTTCTCGTAGAAAAAGGTCTTACACAAGAAGCCGGAGTCGTTCATATAGCAGCAGTAGTTACTCCAGCAGATCTCGCTCATATTCTAGGTCTCGCTCAAGTTCATGGTCAAGATCCAGATCATGGTCATCAAGACGAGGAAGGTCGCGGTCGTCGTCGTTTTCAAGTTCATCACGATCGCGGTCAAGGTACAGGTCTGGCAAGAAACGATACAGcaagaaaaaaactgttgttcACAAGGCGAGAGACTCTTCGTCAGAGGATGAAAAATCCGAGACAAGCAAATCTAAGGATTTAGGTAAGGGAGATGTCGTTGATATCCCATTGCCTGAAGCGCCGATATTCGGTAAAGATGATGTCACCCCTCAAACTCAGAGAGTTTTACAAAAACTCAAGGAGAAAAAGCAAATGTTAAATGACCCAGAGAAGGCCAAGATACTGAACCAAGGTGCTGCGGAAACTGTTGTGGACAAGATTGAAGCATCGAAGCAGAAGAATAAAGCTGATGGCCAGAAGGATTCTCCAAGCGATAAGACTCTAATTGACATACCCTTACCCGAAAAGACTGTTGATGCCGATCAGTGTGGAGAGTCCTCAGCCGTAAAACCTGCTGATGGTGACCTCTCTAAAATCGCCACCCCAATCACACCAAACGCTTCACAGTCAAACTCGTCCTCAAACCAACAAATGCCATTATTAGCACCGCCACCACCTCCCCCACCCGGTGCCCATAGATATCCTGCTGGATACCAAAGACCACCATTTCCAACAAATCAGAGACCCCCCATTTCCAGGAGC GCCTCCATATCCGATAGAATGCCATTTCACCGTGGTGACCGACCACCTTTTCCGCATGGTGACAGGCCACAATTTCCAGGTGGTAGACCACCATTTCCTGGTGATCGACAACCTTTTCCAGGGCGATTTCCCCCACGTGGAGACTTCAGACCAGACATGTGCAGGATGCCACCCCCATGTTTTAACCAACGCGGTCCTCCACCGAGGATGCCGCCACCTGGGTTTGGTCAACATGGTTCGGGTATGATGCCTAACGACCCAAGGGCTCCAAGACCTTGGTTCAACCACCATCCTGAAACCACGGCAGAtgatgaaaacacaaacaaggaTGCCCCTCCACCCCTGCCTCCACCCAAATCTCCGTCACCTCAGCCTCCTCCACCTCCGAAAAAAGAAGAGGCCAAGCCGGAACCTACCCCAATGCCACCTCCAATAATAATTCCCCCAGAACAAGAGGAGCAATATCGTCAGCTACAAGCGCAAGCACAAAAACATGCCAAAAAACAGCAACGTAAGCAGATGCAAGAGATGTCTGGGCAACCAATTGATAGCACTGATAGCGACGACAGCGAGGCGCAGACAATGGAAATGGAGGAAGCTGCAGAAATGGAACAAGATGCAGATGCCCAATCCCAAGCCGTAAGCCTACTACAACCGACTTTGATAGCCATACCCAATAGCCAGAATCCGACTCTACAGCCACACCCGGCGTTGTTAATGTCACAGGGACAAGCAGCTGCAAGTCCGCTTGTTCCGCAAATTCTGACAAGTCAGCCGCAGATATTGATTCCAGCATCAAGTCTCTATTCTCAGTCTGGGGTACCCCTTCAGGCTGGGGCACCAGTCATGGCGCTACCTGGCATGCCGGGGGACACTTGGTTCATGTGCCCACTCGTATTGCAATTCCAGGCGGATTTTCAGCAAGTGCAGCTGCAGCTGCAGGTATACAAATTCCAGGTATGA